The following proteins come from a genomic window of Andrena cerasifolii isolate SP2316 chromosome 6, iyAndCera1_principal, whole genome shotgun sequence:
- the Axud1 gene encoding AXIN1 up-regulated 1 isoform X2 produces the protein MESPSTQQRIVEAQERVDEAQERVAEAQERVVEAQVRLVEAQERLVEAQEDSSAVGSSGTVAASSATPAAEVIAGEVDNDASPAAASQGMHDVGRQVIDDQGFVSLGPCQASVAPPDAPSAREDAQDTLDMGLKLGKGVGQPVEDEGTDVKPSEQLEDQLGNCCETTSTPIKCVVKSEDRLVTGIGFIGVSPLSRKRPASDFLPISAEIKRIGVEIPEIEANQLRSDVRRISPVLVSLRERTLGEISLSSDSCLFDEDSGNGRCISRNSRILDGSLMSACRLKANTSLDNSVHTNEATDPEPKRRVCGACSPDGERAGSPEEVIDCHRKLEYTDDVFIDENSCCSLPRESPERDLDPRQEKQCEEPVEPSTCKESSSHADNDCTTAKTSEETDTSVQNAICSHVVVMLERIESPGGLTPDRKDKRPIVKRKLKKNVACDDDASDVDAGSEPTDSPRGSRLAQRCAYKKKNAQKTEPEDHSKKDFPSAAGSRQETTHAEEQAKSAHSIMECKVMLERVASPKSPRPTVKESGKEKEAASGVSTGKLDKDQKIIFPSSLPTAQNVQPLNNMDSSEARPSSPTETLEPSTDAPEAIDTETETETGSDSSEMSSMANVRIRSCDDDTVSDQISCPESESMCCVDINPEIITRLEAERPEAFTEDSAESLALATGARDEVRSDGSDSGLGSEIPGDSGPAPAPESDSETSFLDRIPDDILSDKEKAVNQLDTFVPNPVVPGTPQPPLASFPTPPKSNLKRRLTDCMEGAPTPKRSNTDEAMKKKRNIQFDAVTVYYFPRAQGFTCVPSQGGSTLGMSATHTHAERFSLSEHAAEQRRIHRARLAQLRSERAANCVAEAASSSEDPSDDTDEEPSDTEELDIDSYYFLQPVPTWQRRALLRAAGVRRIDAVEKDECRDIRASREHCGCGCKGYCDPESCPCSRANVKCQVDRAGFPCGCTRDGCANSSGRIEFNPVRVRTHFIHTLMRLELEKKQREEESADHDASDNQNGRSPLREINLGSVMENRNAQPCLNGGGFTTLHYENHEAADGGANCQPEAPGTREDSLDLYAIRDDCYPSEDTVDGCNSSHSSSRCQGTQGSPTTRLMDKIMDRFRGTARSILGSMLPATRPVSPRTKPPDPSTRT, from the exons ATGGAATCGCCTTCGACTCAGCAGCGCATCGTCGAGGCCCAGGAGCGCGTCGACGAGGCCCAGGAGCGCGTTGCCGAGGCCCAGGAGCGTGTTGTCGAGGCCCAGGTGCGCCTCGTCGAGGCCCAGGAACGTCTTGTCGAGGCCCAGGAGGATTCAAGCGCGGTAGGATCGTCGGGGACGGTCGCCGCGTCGTCGGCGACACCAGCCGCAGAGGTTATTGCCGGGGAGGTGGATAACGACGCCTCTCCCGCGGCTGCTTCCCAAGGAATGCACGATGTTGGCCGTCAAGTCATCGACGACCAGGGATTCGTCAGCCTAGGACCGTGCCAGGCTTCGGTCGCCCCTCCCGACGCACCCTCTGCTCGAGAAGACGCCCAGGACACGCTCGACATGGGACTCAAGTTGGGAAAAGGCGTCGGGCAACCAGTCGAAGATGAGGGAACGGATGTGAAGCCGAGCGAACAGCTCGAGGATCAGCTAGGAAACTGTTGCGAGACTACGTCCACGCCGATTAAGTGCGTCGTTAAAAGCGAGGACAGACTCGTCACTGGCATCGGTTTCATTGGTGTGTCGCCTCTGTCCAGGAAGAGGCCAGCCAGCGACTTCTTGCCTATCAGCGCCGAGATCAAGAGAATCGGCGTAGAGATCCCTGAGATCGAGGCGAATCAATTGAGGAGCGACGTGAGGAGGATCTCGCCGGTGCTGGTGAGCCTTCGAGAGCGAACTCTTGGCGAAATATCCCTGTCCTCGGACTCGTGCCTGTTCGACGAAGACTCTGGCAATGGCCGGTGCATCTCGAGGAACAGTAGGATTCTCGACGGTTCGTTGATGAGCGCTTGTAGACTGAAGGCGAATACGAGCCTTGATAATTCCGTGCACACGAACGAGGCGACGGACCCTGAGCCGAAGCGCAGGGTTTGCGGTGCTTGTTCGCCGGATGGTGAACGCGCGGGCAGTCCCGAGGAGGTGATAGACTGCCACAGGAAGCTCGAGTACACGGATGATGTGTTCATCGACGAGAACTCCTGTTGTTCCCTGCCGCGGGAGAGCCCCGAGAGGGATCTCGATCCACGTCAGGAAAAACAATGCGAGGAGCCGGTCGAACCGAGCACGTGTAAGGAGAGCTCGTCACACGCGGACAACGATTGCACTACCGCGAAGACGTCCGAGGAGACGGACACCTCGGTGCAGAACGCGATCTGTTCCCATGTAGTCGTTATGCTAGAGCGCATCGAATCGCCCGGTGGTCTGACACCGGATAGAAAAGACAAGAGGCCGATCGTCAAGAGGAAGCTGAAGAAGAACGTGGCGTGCGACGACGATGCTAGCGACGTGGATGCCGGGAGCGAGCCCACGGATTCGCCCAGGGGGTCGCGTCTCGCCCAAAGGTGCGCTTACAAGAAGAAAAACGCCCAAAAGACTGAGCCAGAGGACCATTCAAAGAAGGACTTTCCCTCTGCTGCGGGGTCCAGACAGGAAACGACTCACGCTGAAGAGCAAGCGAAATCTGCTCACTCTATCATGGAGTGCAAAGTGATGCTGGAGAGGGTGGCGTCGCCGAAATCACCGAGGCCGACAGTCAAAGAATCAGGCAAGGAGAAAGAAGCGGCGTCTGGTGTATCTACGGGGAAGCTGGACAAGGATCAGAAGATCATATTTCCTTCATCTTTGCCCACCGCGCAGAATGTACAGCCGTTGAACAACATGGATTCGTCCGAGGCGAGACCCAGCTCGCCAACGGAGACGTTGGAACCTTCCACCGATGCTCCAGAAGCAATAGACACGGAGACGGAGACCGAGACTGGATCCGACAGCTCCGAAATGTCGTCCATGGCGAACGTTCGCATTCGAAGCTGCGACGACGACACCGTCTCCGACCAAATATCATGCCCAGAGAGCGAATCCATGTGCTGCGTCGACATCAATCCGGAGATCATCACTAGGTTGGAGGCTGAGAGGCCGGAGGCCTTCACTGAAGACTCAGCGGAGAGTCTGGCGCTTGCTACGGGTGCTAGGGATGAGGTCAGGTCGGATGGAAGCGATTCTGGCCTGGGAAGCGAGATACCTGGGGACTCCGGGCCTGCGCCTGCTCCAGAGAGCGATTCGGAGACTTCTTTCTTGGATAGGATACCCGATGATATTCTCTCAGACAAGGAAAAAG CCGTCAATCAATTAGACACATTTGTGCCCAACCCTGTTGTCCCTGGTACGCCACAGCCGCCGTTGGCGAGCTTCCCTACTCCCCCGAAGAGCAACCTAAAGAGAAGATTGACCGACTGCATGGAAGGTGCTCCTACCCCAAAGAGAAGCAATACGGACGAGGCGATGAAGAAGAAGCGAAATATCCAGTTCGATGCCGTCACCGTGTACTACTTCCCCAGGGCGCAGGGCTTCACCTGCGTGCCTTCTCAG GGTGGCAGCACCCTTGGCATGAGCGCGACGCACACCCACGCCGAAAGGTTCTCGTTATCGGAACACGCAGCGGAGCAAAGGCGAATCCATCGTGCCAGACTGGCGCAGTTGCGCTCAGAACGTGCCGCAAATTGCGTGGCTGAGGCGGCTTCCAGTTCGGAGGATCCCAGCGACGACACAGACGAGGAACCCAGCGACACCGAGGAGCTAGACATCGACAGTTACTATTTCCTGCAGCCGGTGCCCACGTGGCAGAGACGAGCTCTACTCAGAGCAGCAGGAGTGCGCAGAATAGACGCCGTCGAGAAGGACGAGTGTCGCGACATCAGAGCCAGTAGAGAACACTGCGGCTGTGGGTGCAAAGGTTACTGCGACCCCGAGAGCTGTCCCTGCAGTCGCGCTAACGTCAAGTGCCAG GTGGATCGGGCGGGGTTTCCGTGTGGGTGTACACGGGATGGCTGCGCGAACAGTTCAGGCAGGATCGAGTTCAATCCTGTACGAGTGCGGACGCACTTCATCCACACTCTGATGCGGTTAGAGCTGGAGAAGAAACAACGGGAGGAGGAGAGCGCGGATCACGACGCTTCCGACAATCAAAACGGTAGAAGCCCCTTAAGGGAGATCAATCTGGGGTCCGTGATGGAGAACAGGAACGCACAGCCATGCCTAAACGGCGGCGGTTTCACGACGCTGCATTACGAGAATCACGAGGCGGCGGACGGCGGGGCGAATTGTCAGCCAGAAGCACCCGGCACAAGGGAAGATAGCCTGGATCTATACGCGATCAGAGACGATTGTTACCCTAGCGAAGACACCGTTGATG GGTGCAATTCCAGCCACAGTTCCAGCCGGTGCCAGGGAACGCAGGGTTCACCCACTACGCGCCTTATGGACAAGATAATGGATCGATTCCGGGGAACTGCCAGGTCCATCCTGGGCAGCATGCTTCCAGCTACGAGGCCAGTTTCGCCCAGGACGAAACCACCGGATCCCAGTACACGAACTTGA
- the Axud1 gene encoding AXIN1 up-regulated 1 isoform X1 → MESPSTQQRIVEAQERVDEAQERVAEAQERVVEAQVRLVEAQERLVEAQEDSSAVGSSGTVAASSATPAAEVIAGEVDNDASPAAASQGMHDVGRQVIDDQGFVSLGPCQASVAPPDAPSAREDAQDTLDMGLKLGKGVGQPVEDEGTDVKPSEQLEDQLGNCCETTSTPIKCVVKSEDRLVTGIGFIGVSPLSRKRPASDFLPISAEIKRIGVEIPEIEANQLRSDVRRISPVLVSLRERTLGEISLSSDSCLFDEDSGNGRCISRNSRILDGSLMSACRLKANTSLDNSVHTNEATDPEPKRRVCGACSPDGERAGSPEEVIDCHRKLEYTDDVFIDENSCCSLPRESPERDLDPRQEKQCEEPVEPSTCKESSSHADNDCTTAKTSEETDTSVQNAICSHVVVMLERIESPGGLTPDRKDKRPIVKRKLKKNVACDDDASDVDAGSEPTDSPRGSRLAQRCAYKKKNAQKTEPEDHSKKDFPSAAGSRQETTHAEEQAKSAHSIMECKVMLERVASPKSPRPTVKESGKEKEAASGVSTGKLDKDQKIIFPSSLPTAQNVQPLNNMDSSEARPSSPTETLEPSTDAPEAIDTETETETGSDSSEMSSMANVRIRSCDDDTVSDQISCPESESMCCVDINPEIITRLEAERPEAFTEDSAESLALATGARDEVRSDGSDSGLGSEIPGDSGPAPAPESDSETSFLDRIPDDILSDKEKAVNQLDTFVPNPVVPGTPQPPLASFPTPPKSNLKRRLTDCMEGAPTPKRSNTDEAMKKKRNIQFDAVTVYYFPRAQGFTCVPSQGGSTLGMSATHTHAERFSLSEHAAEQRRIHRARLAQLRSERAANCVAEAASSSEDPSDDTDEEPSDTEELDIDSYYFLQPVPTWQRRALLRAAGVRRIDAVEKDECRDIRASREHCGCGCKGYCDPESCPCSRANVKCQVDRAGFPCGCTRDGCANSSGRIEFNPVRVRTHFIHTLMRLELEKKQREEESADHDASDNQNGRSPLREINLGSVMENRNAQPCLNGGGFTTLHYENHEAADGGANCQPEAPGTREDSLDLYAIRDDCYPSEDTVDGTQGPQRKLHPEFSQAFQTFSGQTGAGVNFQQPAYQDYQPYANLPSTSRVQFQPQFQPVPGNAGFTHYAPYGQDNGSIPGNCQVHPGQHASSYEASFAQDETTGSQYTNLNSVQPMNTAQQIGKLEPFSELLSARYSYYGEIEPQTHGTYHGNGAKVEAEKSQGNEQQSESTEECDENFGEIIKKSMVETVSA, encoded by the exons ATGGAATCGCCTTCGACTCAGCAGCGCATCGTCGAGGCCCAGGAGCGCGTCGACGAGGCCCAGGAGCGCGTTGCCGAGGCCCAGGAGCGTGTTGTCGAGGCCCAGGTGCGCCTCGTCGAGGCCCAGGAACGTCTTGTCGAGGCCCAGGAGGATTCAAGCGCGGTAGGATCGTCGGGGACGGTCGCCGCGTCGTCGGCGACACCAGCCGCAGAGGTTATTGCCGGGGAGGTGGATAACGACGCCTCTCCCGCGGCTGCTTCCCAAGGAATGCACGATGTTGGCCGTCAAGTCATCGACGACCAGGGATTCGTCAGCCTAGGACCGTGCCAGGCTTCGGTCGCCCCTCCCGACGCACCCTCTGCTCGAGAAGACGCCCAGGACACGCTCGACATGGGACTCAAGTTGGGAAAAGGCGTCGGGCAACCAGTCGAAGATGAGGGAACGGATGTGAAGCCGAGCGAACAGCTCGAGGATCAGCTAGGAAACTGTTGCGAGACTACGTCCACGCCGATTAAGTGCGTCGTTAAAAGCGAGGACAGACTCGTCACTGGCATCGGTTTCATTGGTGTGTCGCCTCTGTCCAGGAAGAGGCCAGCCAGCGACTTCTTGCCTATCAGCGCCGAGATCAAGAGAATCGGCGTAGAGATCCCTGAGATCGAGGCGAATCAATTGAGGAGCGACGTGAGGAGGATCTCGCCGGTGCTGGTGAGCCTTCGAGAGCGAACTCTTGGCGAAATATCCCTGTCCTCGGACTCGTGCCTGTTCGACGAAGACTCTGGCAATGGCCGGTGCATCTCGAGGAACAGTAGGATTCTCGACGGTTCGTTGATGAGCGCTTGTAGACTGAAGGCGAATACGAGCCTTGATAATTCCGTGCACACGAACGAGGCGACGGACCCTGAGCCGAAGCGCAGGGTTTGCGGTGCTTGTTCGCCGGATGGTGAACGCGCGGGCAGTCCCGAGGAGGTGATAGACTGCCACAGGAAGCTCGAGTACACGGATGATGTGTTCATCGACGAGAACTCCTGTTGTTCCCTGCCGCGGGAGAGCCCCGAGAGGGATCTCGATCCACGTCAGGAAAAACAATGCGAGGAGCCGGTCGAACCGAGCACGTGTAAGGAGAGCTCGTCACACGCGGACAACGATTGCACTACCGCGAAGACGTCCGAGGAGACGGACACCTCGGTGCAGAACGCGATCTGTTCCCATGTAGTCGTTATGCTAGAGCGCATCGAATCGCCCGGTGGTCTGACACCGGATAGAAAAGACAAGAGGCCGATCGTCAAGAGGAAGCTGAAGAAGAACGTGGCGTGCGACGACGATGCTAGCGACGTGGATGCCGGGAGCGAGCCCACGGATTCGCCCAGGGGGTCGCGTCTCGCCCAAAGGTGCGCTTACAAGAAGAAAAACGCCCAAAAGACTGAGCCAGAGGACCATTCAAAGAAGGACTTTCCCTCTGCTGCGGGGTCCAGACAGGAAACGACTCACGCTGAAGAGCAAGCGAAATCTGCTCACTCTATCATGGAGTGCAAAGTGATGCTGGAGAGGGTGGCGTCGCCGAAATCACCGAGGCCGACAGTCAAAGAATCAGGCAAGGAGAAAGAAGCGGCGTCTGGTGTATCTACGGGGAAGCTGGACAAGGATCAGAAGATCATATTTCCTTCATCTTTGCCCACCGCGCAGAATGTACAGCCGTTGAACAACATGGATTCGTCCGAGGCGAGACCCAGCTCGCCAACGGAGACGTTGGAACCTTCCACCGATGCTCCAGAAGCAATAGACACGGAGACGGAGACCGAGACTGGATCCGACAGCTCCGAAATGTCGTCCATGGCGAACGTTCGCATTCGAAGCTGCGACGACGACACCGTCTCCGACCAAATATCATGCCCAGAGAGCGAATCCATGTGCTGCGTCGACATCAATCCGGAGATCATCACTAGGTTGGAGGCTGAGAGGCCGGAGGCCTTCACTGAAGACTCAGCGGAGAGTCTGGCGCTTGCTACGGGTGCTAGGGATGAGGTCAGGTCGGATGGAAGCGATTCTGGCCTGGGAAGCGAGATACCTGGGGACTCCGGGCCTGCGCCTGCTCCAGAGAGCGATTCGGAGACTTCTTTCTTGGATAGGATACCCGATGATATTCTCTCAGACAAGGAAAAAG CCGTCAATCAATTAGACACATTTGTGCCCAACCCTGTTGTCCCTGGTACGCCACAGCCGCCGTTGGCGAGCTTCCCTACTCCCCCGAAGAGCAACCTAAAGAGAAGATTGACCGACTGCATGGAAGGTGCTCCTACCCCAAAGAGAAGCAATACGGACGAGGCGATGAAGAAGAAGCGAAATATCCAGTTCGATGCCGTCACCGTGTACTACTTCCCCAGGGCGCAGGGCTTCACCTGCGTGCCTTCTCAG GGTGGCAGCACCCTTGGCATGAGCGCGACGCACACCCACGCCGAAAGGTTCTCGTTATCGGAACACGCAGCGGAGCAAAGGCGAATCCATCGTGCCAGACTGGCGCAGTTGCGCTCAGAACGTGCCGCAAATTGCGTGGCTGAGGCGGCTTCCAGTTCGGAGGATCCCAGCGACGACACAGACGAGGAACCCAGCGACACCGAGGAGCTAGACATCGACAGTTACTATTTCCTGCAGCCGGTGCCCACGTGGCAGAGACGAGCTCTACTCAGAGCAGCAGGAGTGCGCAGAATAGACGCCGTCGAGAAGGACGAGTGTCGCGACATCAGAGCCAGTAGAGAACACTGCGGCTGTGGGTGCAAAGGTTACTGCGACCCCGAGAGCTGTCCCTGCAGTCGCGCTAACGTCAAGTGCCAG GTGGATCGGGCGGGGTTTCCGTGTGGGTGTACACGGGATGGCTGCGCGAACAGTTCAGGCAGGATCGAGTTCAATCCTGTACGAGTGCGGACGCACTTCATCCACACTCTGATGCGGTTAGAGCTGGAGAAGAAACAACGGGAGGAGGAGAGCGCGGATCACGACGCTTCCGACAATCAAAACGGTAGAAGCCCCTTAAGGGAGATCAATCTGGGGTCCGTGATGGAGAACAGGAACGCACAGCCATGCCTAAACGGCGGCGGTTTCACGACGCTGCATTACGAGAATCACGAGGCGGCGGACGGCGGGGCGAATTGTCAGCCAGAAGCACCCGGCACAAGGGAAGATAGCCTGGATCTATACGCGATCAGAGACGATTGTTACCCTAGCGAAGACACCGTTGATGGTACGCAGGGGCCTCAAAGGAAGTTGCATCCTGAATTTAGTCAAGCGTTCCAAACGTTCTCGGGCCAAACCGGCGCTGGTGTGAACTTCCAACAGCCCGCTTATCAGGACTACCAACCTTACGCTAACCTTCCTTCCACGTCTAGGGTGCAATTCCAGCCACAGTTCCAGCCGGTGCCAGGGAACGCAGGGTTCACCCACTACGCGCCTTATGGACAAGATAATGGATCGATTCCGGGGAACTGCCAGGTCCATCCTGGGCAGCATGCTTCCAGCTACGAGGCCAGTTTCGCCCAGGACGAAACCACCGGATCCCAGTACACGAACTTGAACTCGGTGCAGCCGATGAACACGGC